One Streptomyces sp. NBC_00554 DNA segment encodes these proteins:
- a CDS encoding endonuclease/exonuclease/phosphatase family protein yields the protein MAGAFVLTAIPAAFATPSATLVVAEVYGGGGNSGATLTRDFIELGNAGSASQDLSGYSVQYLPGSPSASSQWGVTALTGSVAAGGRFLIAEAAGTGGTVALPTPDATGTTAMSATTGTIALVSGTTALTCKTAADCAADTRIVDLVGYGSAVVREGSGPAAGASNTASVSRAESLADTDDNAADLTTGAPSPFNSAGETAGSGDGGGGGDDGSTEPGTVRVHDIQGTTRLSPLAGQTVTRVPGIVTGVRTSGSKGYWLQDPTPDADARTSEGVFVYTGSATPAVKVGDSVLTTGKVSEYYPSSGSQSVTEITGPTTKVLSSGNALPETVTLDATTVPDAYAPTADGGSIEALALEPAVYALDFYESLEGMRVAATDTRVTGATDEYDELWVTVKPEENPTSRGGTLYSSYDQQNTGRIEVMSIDDTATFPVANVGDVLSGTTAGPLDYTTYGGYALQATQLGTLTVNGLKPEVTRKQKNKELAVATYNVENLDALDSQEKFDRLAAGVAVSLKSPDIVALEEIQDDTGATNDATVTSEATLTRFTDAIVAAGGPRYSWRYVAPENNQDGGEPGGNIRQVFLFNAKRVSFTDRAGGDATTATSVVKTRKGAQLTYSPGRIDPGNDAWANSRKPLVGEFTFQGEQVFVIANHFTSKGGDQSLHSRYQPPARSSETQRNAQAAEVNTFVKSLLAADRSAKVVVLGDLNDYEFSQTVTTLTAGRVLTPLITTLPAAERYTYVYDGNSQTLDHILTSPAVTAFDYDVVHINAEFSDQASDHDPQIVRIDINKCGKR from the coding sequence TGGTCGCCGAGGTGTACGGCGGTGGGGGCAACTCGGGCGCGACGCTCACCAGGGACTTCATCGAACTCGGCAACGCCGGCTCGGCGTCGCAGGACCTGTCGGGCTACAGCGTGCAGTACCTGCCCGGTTCGCCGTCCGCGTCCTCCCAGTGGGGAGTGACCGCGCTCACCGGCTCGGTCGCCGCCGGAGGACGCTTCCTGATAGCCGAGGCGGCGGGCACCGGTGGGACGGTGGCGCTGCCCACCCCCGATGCGACCGGTACCACCGCGATGAGCGCGACCACCGGAACGATCGCCCTGGTCTCCGGCACCACGGCGCTCACCTGCAAGACCGCCGCGGACTGTGCGGCCGACACCCGGATCGTCGACCTGGTGGGCTACGGCAGCGCGGTCGTACGGGAGGGCAGCGGCCCGGCGGCCGGTGCGTCCAACACCGCCTCCGTCTCGCGGGCCGAGTCCCTGGCGGACACCGACGACAACGCCGCCGACCTCACCACGGGCGCGCCCTCCCCGTTCAACTCGGCCGGTGAGACGGCCGGTTCCGGCGACGGCGGCGGTGGCGGAGACGACGGCTCGACCGAGCCCGGCACGGTCCGGGTCCACGACATCCAGGGGACCACTCGGCTGTCCCCGCTCGCCGGGCAGACGGTCACCCGGGTACCGGGCATTGTCACCGGGGTGCGTACCTCCGGCTCGAAGGGCTACTGGCTCCAGGACCCGACGCCCGATGCCGACGCCCGCACCAGCGAGGGCGTCTTCGTCTACACCGGCTCGGCGACTCCGGCCGTGAAGGTCGGCGACAGCGTCCTGACCACCGGCAAGGTCAGCGAGTACTACCCCAGCAGCGGCAGCCAGTCGGTCACCGAGATCACAGGGCCCACCACCAAGGTGCTCTCCAGCGGCAACGCGCTGCCGGAGACCGTCACCCTGGACGCCACCACCGTTCCGGACGCCTACGCGCCCACCGCGGACGGCGGCAGCATCGAGGCCCTCGCCCTCGAACCGGCCGTGTACGCACTGGACTTCTACGAGTCCCTCGAGGGCATGCGGGTCGCGGCCACCGACACACGTGTGACCGGTGCGACGGACGAGTATGACGAGCTGTGGGTGACGGTCAAGCCCGAGGAGAACCCGACCTCGCGCGGCGGCACGCTCTACTCCTCGTACGACCAGCAGAACACCGGCCGTATCGAGGTGATGTCCATCGACGACACCGCCACGTTCCCGGTGGCGAACGTCGGTGACGTGCTCTCGGGCACCACGGCCGGCCCGCTCGACTACACCACCTACGGCGGCTACGCCCTCCAGGCCACCCAGCTCGGCACGCTCACCGTCAACGGGCTCAAGCCCGAGGTGACGCGCAAGCAGAAGAACAAGGAGCTCGCGGTCGCCACGTACAACGTGGAGAACCTGGACGCGCTCGACTCCCAGGAGAAGTTCGACCGGCTGGCCGCCGGTGTCGCGGTCAGTCTGAAGTCCCCGGACATCGTCGCCCTGGAGGAGATCCAGGACGACACCGGGGCCACGAACGACGCCACCGTCACCAGCGAGGCGACGCTGACCCGGTTCACCGACGCGATCGTCGCGGCGGGCGGCCCCCGGTACTCCTGGCGCTATGTCGCGCCCGAGAACAACCAGGACGGCGGCGAGCCCGGCGGCAACATTCGCCAGGTCTTCCTCTTCAACGCCAAGCGGGTCTCCTTCACCGACCGTGCGGGCGGCGACGCCACCACCGCGACCAGCGTCGTGAAGACCCGCAAGGGCGCGCAGCTCACCTACTCGCCGGGCCGGATCGACCCGGGCAACGACGCGTGGGCGAACAGCCGCAAGCCGCTGGTGGGCGAGTTCACCTTCCAGGGCGAGCAGGTCTTCGTGATCGCCAACCACTTCACGTCCAAGGGCGGCGACCAGTCGCTGCACAGCCGCTACCAGCCGCCCGCCCGCAGCTCGGAAACGCAGCGGAACGCCCAGGCCGCCGAGGTCAACACCTTCGTCAAGAGCCTGCTCGCCGCCGACAGGAGCGCCAAGGTCGTCGTGCTCGGCGACCTGAACGACTACGAGTTCTCGCAGACGGTGACCACGCTCACCGCCGGCCGGGTGCTCACGCCCCTGATCACGACGCTCCCCGCCGCCGAGCGCTACACCTACGTGTACGACGGCAATTCGCAGACCCTGGACCACATCCTGACCAGCCCGGCCGTCACCGCGTTCGACTACGACGTGGTGCACATCAACGCCGAGTTCAGCGACCAGGCGAGCGACCACGACCCGCAGATCGTCCGTATCGACATCAATAAGTGCGGGAAACGGTGA
- a CDS encoding LLM class flavin-dependent oxidoreductase: protein MSLRLSTVILPYRRWNDGGRAPWQRAEELGFHTAYTYDHLSWRTFRDGPWFGAVPTLTAAASVTQRMRLGTLVTSPNFRHPVTLAKDLISLDDISDGRITLGIGAGGTGFDATALGQEPWTPRERADRLGEFVPLLDRLLTEDSVSYGGDFYSAHEARNIPGCVQRPRLPFAVAATGPRGMRLAARYGQAWVTTGDPKLYETGTPEESRRAIQDQADKLGKACADIGRDADAMEKILLTGFTPDRQRPLESVDAFVDFAGSHAALGITEIVLHWPIPDSDFAADETVFERIATEGLAQLG, encoded by the coding sequence ATGAGTCTGCGTCTGAGCACCGTGATCCTGCCGTACCGCCGCTGGAACGATGGCGGCCGTGCCCCATGGCAGCGCGCAGAGGAACTCGGCTTCCACACCGCCTACACCTACGACCACCTGTCCTGGCGGACCTTCCGCGACGGGCCCTGGTTCGGCGCCGTCCCGACCCTGACCGCCGCCGCGTCGGTGACTCAGCGGATGCGCTTGGGCACTCTCGTCACCTCGCCCAACTTCCGCCACCCGGTGACCCTCGCCAAGGACCTGATCTCCCTCGACGACATCTCGGACGGCCGGATCACCCTGGGCATCGGCGCGGGCGGCACCGGCTTCGACGCCACGGCGCTCGGCCAGGAGCCCTGGACCCCGCGCGAGCGCGCCGACCGTCTCGGCGAGTTCGTACCGCTGCTCGACCGCCTCCTCACCGAGGACTCCGTCTCGTACGGCGGCGACTTCTACTCGGCGCACGAGGCCCGCAACATCCCCGGCTGCGTCCAGCGACCCCGGCTGCCCTTCGCGGTGGCCGCCACCGGGCCGCGTGGCATGAGGCTCGCCGCCCGCTACGGGCAGGCGTGGGTGACGACCGGAGACCCGAAGCTGTACGAAACGGGCACGCCCGAAGAGTCCCGCAGGGCGATCCAGGACCAGGCGGACAAGCTCGGCAAGGCATGCGCCGACATCGGACGCGACGCCGACGCCATGGAGAAGATCCTGCTCACCGGCTTCACCCCGGACCGGCAGCGCCCGCTGGAGTCCGTCGACGCCTTCGTCGACTTCGCGGGCAGCCACGCCGCCCTGGGGATCACCGAGATCGTCCTCCACTGGCCCATCCCGGACTCGGACTTCGCAGCCGACGAAACGGTCTTCGAACGCATCGCCACCGAGGGGCTCGCTCAGCTGGGCTGA
- a CDS encoding RNA 2'-phosphotransferase, whose translation MDERRTVKVSKYLSKHLRHQPERIGLTLGEGGWVEIGTLIEAAAAHGFRFTREELDHVVATNDKRRFAVEGTRIRASQGHSVEVDLALPVATPPAYLFHGTVARNLDAIRAEGLKPMNRHDVHLSPDRETATRVGARRGRPVVLSVDAAAMDRDGHVFHVSANGVWLTGAVPPQYIRFPAPH comes from the coding sequence ATGGACGAAAGACGCACCGTGAAGGTGTCGAAGTACCTCTCGAAGCACCTGCGGCACCAGCCCGAACGGATCGGGCTGACCCTCGGCGAGGGCGGCTGGGTCGAGATCGGGACGCTGATCGAAGCGGCGGCCGCGCACGGTTTCCGGTTCACGCGCGAGGAGCTCGATCACGTGGTGGCCACGAACGACAAGCGGCGCTTCGCGGTCGAGGGCACCCGGATCCGCGCCAGCCAGGGCCACTCCGTCGAGGTCGACCTCGCGCTGCCCGTGGCGACACCGCCCGCGTACCTCTTCCACGGGACGGTGGCCCGCAACCTGGACGCGATCCGCGCCGAGGGCCTCAAGCCCATGAACCGGCACGACGTGCACCTCTCGCCCGACCGCGAGACCGCCACCCGCGTCGGCGCCCGCCGCGGCCGGCCCGTCGTGCTCTCCGTGGACGCCGCCGCCATGGACCGCGACGGCCATGTCTTCCACGTCAGCGCGAACGGGGTGTGGCTCACCGGGGCCGTACCGCCGCAGTACATCCGGTTCCCGGCCCCGCACTGA
- a CDS encoding MerR family transcriptional regulator, whose amino-acid sequence MAGPAYRIEDLAHHSGATVRTIRAYQDRGLLPRPERRGRANVYADAHLARLRQIADLLDRGYTLASIKELLEAWDAGRGLGGVLGLVAEVDGPWTDEEAVRITRAELDERFGGRPDDAAVADAIELGVLEPVPGDANLFLVPSPQELAVAVELYAAGVPLSAISGHLRELRGQVEHIASRFLEFTTEHVFARYLGEHPPTDAEATEAASLVRRLRPLAQQTVDAELARAMRLFANRHLRQHLGADKVPQPMPETHLVALPAATTGAVEKLVGAGQVAAFITAAAEREVQARTLDQLATNHNKEPIVDELP is encoded by the coding sequence GTGGCCGGTCCCGCGTACCGGATAGAGGACCTGGCGCACCACAGCGGTGCCACGGTCCGGACCATCCGCGCCTATCAGGACCGCGGTCTGCTCCCCCGCCCCGAGCGGCGCGGCCGCGCCAACGTGTACGCGGACGCCCATCTGGCCCGGCTGCGGCAGATAGCCGACCTCCTGGACCGGGGCTACACGCTGGCCTCGATAAAGGAACTCCTGGAGGCCTGGGACGCGGGCCGGGGCCTGGGCGGGGTCCTCGGTCTGGTCGCGGAGGTCGACGGGCCGTGGACCGACGAGGAGGCCGTACGGATCACACGGGCCGAGCTGGACGAGAGGTTCGGCGGTCGCCCTGACGACGCGGCGGTCGCCGACGCGATCGAACTGGGCGTGCTGGAGCCCGTACCGGGGGACGCGAATCTCTTCCTGGTTCCGAGCCCTCAAGAGCTCGCTGTGGCAGTCGAGTTGTACGCGGCGGGGGTTCCGCTGTCCGCGATCTCAGGCCATCTGCGGGAGTTGAGGGGTCAGGTCGAGCACATCGCCTCCCGTTTCCTGGAGTTCACGACCGAGCACGTGTTCGCCCGCTATTTGGGGGAGCACCCTCCGACGGATGCGGAAGCGACCGAGGCGGCCTCACTCGTACGACGCCTGCGGCCGCTCGCGCAGCAGACGGTGGACGCCGAACTGGCCCGCGCCATGCGGCTGTTCGCCAACCGGCACCTGCGTCAGCACCTCGGGGCGGACAAGGTGCCGCAGCCCATGCCCGAGACACATCTCGTGGCACTCCCGGCCGCTACAACAGGGGCCGTGGAGAAGCTGGTTGGTGCCGGACAGGTCGCCGCCTTCATCACCGCGGCGGCCGAACGGGAGGTGCAGGCGCGCACCTTGGACCAGCTCGCGACAAACCACAACAAAGAGCCCATAGTTGACGAACTACCCTAA
- a CDS encoding metal-dependent hydrolase, with product MSEQHAITPRRVSFDWERTPLHWIPEEPTATHVINVLHLLLPAGERWFVKVFKEALALVDDDPELFRDVKGFMGQEATHSVQHAYVLDHLAAQRLDTADFTKYVDFLFEKLLGEQPPLGAPIPPQEWLRFRLSVIAAIEQFTAVLGDWILSAEGLDLADADEVMLDLLRWHGAEEVEHRAVAFDMYQHCGGEGLPRYARRVAGMAVTAPVLLYLWAWGAAYLIRHDPELAGRLRYSLAAHNRAVRKGLLPSWKALGAAVPRYLRRSYHPSQEGSLRRAVEYLAQSPAARSAAGAIGRAAIA from the coding sequence GTGAGCGAGCAGCACGCCATCACCCCGAGGCGGGTCTCCTTCGACTGGGAGAGGACCCCGCTCCACTGGATCCCGGAGGAGCCGACCGCCACCCACGTCATCAACGTGCTGCATCTGCTGCTGCCCGCGGGGGAGCGGTGGTTCGTGAAGGTCTTCAAGGAGGCACTCGCGCTCGTCGACGACGACCCCGAACTCTTCAGGGACGTCAAGGGGTTCATGGGCCAGGAGGCGACGCACAGCGTGCAGCACGCGTACGTCCTCGATCATCTGGCGGCGCAGCGGCTCGACACCGCGGACTTCACGAAGTACGTCGACTTCCTCTTCGAGAAACTGCTGGGCGAGCAACCGCCCCTGGGCGCGCCGATACCGCCCCAGGAGTGGCTGCGCTTCCGGCTGTCGGTGATCGCGGCGATCGAGCAGTTCACGGCGGTCCTTGGCGACTGGATCCTGTCGGCCGAGGGTCTGGATCTCGCCGACGCCGACGAGGTCATGCTCGACCTGTTGCGCTGGCACGGCGCGGAGGAGGTCGAACACCGCGCGGTCGCCTTCGACATGTACCAGCACTGCGGCGGCGAGGGCCTGCCCCGGTATGCGCGCCGGGTCGCCGGCATGGCGGTCACCGCGCCCGTCCTGCTCTACCTGTGGGCATGGGGCGCCGCCTATCTCATACGCCACGACCCCGAGCTCGCCGGACGCCTGCGTTATTCGCTCGCCGCCCACAACAGAGCCGTACGCAAGGGGCTGTTGCCCTCCTGGAAGGCGCTCGGCGCGGCGGTACCCCGCTATCTGCGGCGGTCCTACCATCCGTCGCAGGAGGGCTCGCTGCGCAGAGCGGTGGAGTATCTGGCGCAGTCTCCAGCGGCGCGTTCGGCGGCGGGGGCGATCGGGCGGGCGGCCATCGCTTAG
- a CDS encoding SDR family oxidoreductase, protein MSLTGARERRVRTGGVELCVAELGDPERPTVVLVHGYPDSKEVWAEVAGRLSERFHVVLYDVRGHGRSSAPRPLRGGFTLEKLTDDFLAVVDAVSPDRPVHLVGHDWGSVQSWEFVTVARTEGRIASFTSMSGPSLDHFGHWIKQRVKRPTPRRVGQLLGQGAKSWYVYLLHTPVLPELAWRGPLGKLWPKILQRVEKVPSDGYPTPSLPSDAAHGAWLYRDNVRARLSRPRTDAYAHAPVQLVTPLGDAFLSEHLYDELEQWAPGLVRRTLPAKHWVPRTRPDQLAAWITEFVHANEDGVPVGDTMATGKYADRFGGQLVLVTGAGSGIGRATAFAFAEAGARVVAVDRDAEGAARTAEMSRLIGSPEAWAETVDVSDEQAMEKLAEKVATEYGVVDVLVNNAGIGLSGSFFDTTPEDWKKVLDVNLWGVIHGCRLFGKQMAERGQGGHIVNTASAAAYQPSKALPAYSTSKAAVLMLSECLRAELAGQGIGVSAICPGFVNTNITSTAHFAGVDAGEEKRRQKKSARLYGLRNYPPEKVADAILRAVVRNQAVVPVTPEARGAHLMSRFTPRMLRAIARVEPPL, encoded by the coding sequence GTGAGTCTCACGGGGGCGCGCGAGCGCCGGGTGCGGACGGGCGGAGTCGAGCTGTGCGTCGCCGAGCTGGGCGATCCCGAGCGGCCCACGGTGGTGCTCGTGCACGGCTATCCGGACTCCAAGGAGGTGTGGGCCGAGGTCGCCGGGCGGCTCTCCGAGCGCTTTCACGTCGTGCTGTACGACGTCCGCGGGCACGGCAGGTCCTCGGCGCCGCGGCCGCTGCGGGGCGGGTTCACGCTGGAGAAGCTGACGGACGACTTCCTGGCCGTCGTGGACGCCGTCAGCCCCGACAGGCCCGTACACCTGGTGGGGCACGACTGGGGTTCGGTGCAGTCGTGGGAGTTCGTCACCGTCGCGCGCACCGAGGGCCGCATCGCGTCCTTCACCTCGATGTCCGGGCCCTCACTCGACCACTTCGGGCACTGGATCAAGCAGCGCGTGAAGCGGCCCACTCCGCGCAGGGTCGGCCAGCTCCTCGGCCAGGGCGCCAAGTCCTGGTACGTGTACCTGCTGCACACGCCGGTGCTGCCCGAGCTGGCCTGGCGCGGCCCCCTCGGCAAGCTGTGGCCGAAGATCCTGCAGCGCGTCGAGAAGGTCCCCTCGGACGGCTACCCGACCCCGTCGCTGCCCTCGGACGCGGCGCACGGAGCCTGGCTGTACCGGGACAACGTACGGGCGCGGCTGAGCAGGCCGCGCACTGACGCGTACGCACACGCGCCCGTGCAGCTCGTCACGCCCCTGGGGGACGCGTTCCTCTCCGAGCACCTGTACGACGAGCTGGAGCAGTGGGCCCCGGGTCTTGTGCGCCGTACGCTCCCGGCCAAGCACTGGGTTCCGCGCACCCGGCCCGATCAACTGGCGGCCTGGATCACCGAGTTCGTGCATGCCAACGAGGACGGGGTTCCCGTGGGCGACACCATGGCGACCGGCAAGTACGCGGACCGGTTCGGCGGGCAGCTCGTGCTGGTCACCGGCGCGGGCAGTGGCATCGGGCGGGCCACCGCCTTCGCGTTCGCGGAGGCCGGCGCGCGCGTGGTGGCCGTCGACCGTGACGCGGAGGGCGCGGCCCGCACCGCGGAGATGTCCCGGCTGATCGGCTCCCCCGAAGCCTGGGCCGAAACCGTCGACGTCTCCGACGAGCAGGCCATGGAGAAACTCGCCGAGAAGGTCGCCACCGAGTACGGCGTCGTGGACGTGCTGGTGAACAACGCCGGGATCGGGCTCTCGGGATCCTTCTTCGACACGACTCCGGAGGACTGGAAGAAGGTCCTCGACGTCAACCTGTGGGGCGTGATCCACGGCTGCCGGCTCTTCGGGAAGCAGATGGCCGAGCGCGGGCAGGGCGGCCACATCGTCAACACCGCCTCGGCGGCGGCGTACCAGCCCTCGAAGGCGCTGCCCGCCTACAGCACGTCCAAGGCGGCCGTGCTGATGCTCAGCGAGTGCCTGCGCGCGGAACTCGCGGGGCAGGGCATCGGTGTCTCGGCGATCTGCCCCGGCTTCGTCAACACCAACATCACCTCGACCGCGCACTTCGCCGGCGTGGACGCGGGCGAGGAGAAGCGGCGCCAGAAGAAGTCGGCGCGGCTGTACGGGCTGCGCAACTACCCGCCGGAGAAGGTGGCCGACGCGATCCTGCGCGCCGTCGTCCGCAACCAGGCGGTCGTGCCCGTCACCCCGGAGGCACGCGGCGCCCACCTCATGTCCCGCTTCACACCGAGGATGTTGCGCGCGATCGCACGAGTGGAGCCACCGCTGTGA
- a CDS encoding M24 family metallopeptidase codes for MSSAATSELSAELRGFREVQRLAYECAEAVAAQLKPGVTEREAARMQRAWLRERGVRDWFHLPFAWFGDRTAFVNFRIPLQFFPTNRRLKAGMPFILDMAPVYKGFTADIGYSGSLGLNPVQDKLMADLEAHRELILREVRERRPLREIYEDVDRLMVRQGYANRHRAYPFGVIAHKVDRVKERPWSPHLFGFGTQSLKGLAGDALRGHREGWSPLWSPYRFSDHPPRPGLWAVEPHLGFRGTGAKFEEILVVTDSKDPEASAFWLDDDLPHVRRWAEDK; via the coding sequence ATGAGCAGTGCAGCGACAAGTGAACTCTCCGCGGAGCTGCGGGGATTCCGGGAAGTGCAGCGTCTCGCCTACGAGTGCGCGGAGGCGGTCGCGGCGCAGCTGAAGCCGGGTGTGACCGAGCGCGAGGCGGCGCGCATGCAGCGTGCGTGGCTGCGCGAGCGCGGGGTGCGGGACTGGTTCCATCTGCCCTTCGCCTGGTTCGGGGACCGCACGGCGTTCGTCAACTTCCGTATCCCGCTGCAGTTCTTCCCCACCAACCGCCGTCTGAAGGCGGGGATGCCGTTCATCCTCGACATGGCCCCGGTCTACAAGGGCTTTACGGCGGACATCGGTTACTCGGGCTCCCTGGGGCTGAACCCCGTGCAGGACAAGCTGATGGCCGACCTGGAGGCGCACCGCGAGCTGATCCTGCGCGAGGTGCGCGAGCGCCGCCCGCTGCGCGAGATCTACGAGGACGTGGACCGGCTGATGGTCCGCCAGGGCTATGCGAATCGACACCGCGCGTATCCGTTCGGAGTGATCGCCCACAAGGTCGACCGGGTGAAGGAACGCCCCTGGTCACCGCACCTGTTCGGGTTCGGCACCCAGTCCCTGAAGGGGCTGGCGGGCGACGCGCTGCGCGGGCACCGCGAGGGCTGGTCCCCGCTGTGGTCGCCGTACAGGTTCTCCGACCATCCGCCCCGGCCGGGGCTGTGGGCGGTCGAACCGCACCTCGGATTCCGGGGTACGGGCGCGAAGTTCGAGGAGATCCTCGTCGTCACCGACTCCAAGGACCCTGAGGCGAGCGCGTTCTGGCTGGACGACGATCTGCCGCACGTGCGGCGCTGGGCGGAGGACAAGTGA